Within the uncultured Draconibacterium sp. genome, the region AACTGACGATGTTTCTGCGCAACCTGCCGTATTATTGGCCACGCCAAAAGTAGCCGATGCTTTGCTGGGTAAAAAAGGTCAATACCTTAAGTACCTGGAAGATGTCGCTTCCGGATCGGAAGCAGTTACCAAAGTTTCAAAAACTTTGAGCCTGAAAACAGGAACAGAACCAGAATTGCTGCAAGGAAAAAATGTGATTGCGTATGTTGAAGGATCAGATCCGGTTTTAAAGGATGAGTACATTGTTTTTATGGCACACTACGATCATCTTGGAGTTGGAAAAGATGGCGATGTATATAATGGTGCCGACGATAACGGATCAGGAACAGTGGCCATAATGGAAGTGGCAGAAGCATTTACTTCGTTAGCAGAAAAACCAAAACGAAGTATTGTTTTTCTGTGGGTTACATGCGAGGAGAAAGGCCATTTTGGCTCAAGTTATTATTGCGATCATCCTATTTTCGCATTGGATAAAACCATTGCTTCTATTAACCTCGATATGGTAGGCCGTGTTTATGATGGTCCGCGCGACGATGTTTGGAAAGACTCGCCTAAAAAAGTAAAAGATTTCGACGGATTATATACGCTCTCAAACGATGTGTGGCCTGAGTTGGCAAAGATTAACGAAAAGTACTGTACCGAGTTGGGATTGATACCTGATACCAGTCTCCCAAAAGAGCGTTTTTTGCGTGCCAGCGATCATTACCATTTTCATAAATACGGTGTGCCCATTTTAAATTATGCTACCGGTTATCATGCCGATTATCATAAAGTTGGAGACGAGGTGGAACGAATAAATTTTAAAAAAATAAAGCGTGTTGCCGATCTTTGCTTTTTGGTAGGTTTTGATTTGGCCAATAGAGAAGACGTAGAATTTTAATCATAATATATAAAACCTAAAAACATGAACACCAAACTACTTTTCACACTGTTTTGTGTGGCAGTTTCAATTGTGGCTGTTGCGCAAAAAAAGGAATTACAAACGATTACCGAGAATGACCTGAAAGCGCATCTGGAATTTATAGCCAGCGACAATTTGCGTGGGCGCGATTTTTTTACCGAAACGCCGGGACTTGACCTTGCTGCAGATTACCTCAAATCTCAGTGTGCAAAAATGGGCTTGACTCCCGGAGTTGATGGCTATTTCCAGAATATTGAAATGGAAGCTGTAACGCCGGATCTCGACCAAACTGTACTAAGTTTAAAAGACACCAACGGAAATGTTACTTATACAACCAAAGATATCTTCTCGTTAGGAGGACCTGCAAAAAACGACACTATTTCGGGCGATGTGGTGTTTGCCGGTTATGGCTGGTACAACGAGGAAACAAAATATAACGACACAAAACACCTGGATTTAAAAGACAAAATTGTGCTGGTGATGACCCGCACGCTCGAACAGGCAAAAGAAGGAACAGAGCCTGACATGGATACCGAAATGAAAAAAATGTCGAGGGCAATGATGGGAGGTGCAAAAGCTTTGGTTTTGGTGAACGATCCAATGAATCCAAATACCGAATACATCGAAAGTATACGCAAATATGCTACCGGCGGAAGTCTGAAATTGAAGGGAGCCAAAGATGGATTCATGATTCCGATAAGGCTGATATTTGGCACCGATGAGTTGGCCGATAAAATGCTGGAAGGATCGGGTAAAACTTTGGCTGAGTTGCAGCAAGAGATTAACAAAAACGAAAGCCCGAAATCATTTGCCATCAACAACCTGACGTCGGAAATAGACCTGGTTAAATCAACCCAAACAATTGTAGGCAAAAATGTTATTGCGATGGTTGAAGGCAGCGATCCGGGATTAAAGAACGAGTGTATTGTTTTTACGGCGCATTACGATCATTTAGGAACCGATGGTGAAGGTGGTATTTACAACGGCGCCGATGATAACGGAACAGGAACCGTTGCTTTGTTGGAAATTGCCGAGGCTTTTCAAAGCATGAAAAAGAAACCTAAACGCAGTATTGTTTTTGCCTGGGTAACTGGCGAGGAAAAAGGGCTGCTTGGCTCCGATTATTATTCGCAGCACCCAGTAATTCCGATGGAGAATACCCTGGCTGATATCAACCTCGATATGATCGGCCGATCGGCAGAGAAAGAGTTGGAAGTTGTCGATTCAGAATCAAAAAGTTTGGCCGGACCAAATGGCTTATATATCGTTTCAGGAAAGCAAAGTACCGAGCTTATGAACATCAGCGATGAAGTTTGCGAAGATCTTGGTCTTGTTCCGAGCGATGAACTGACAAAAGCCTTTTTAACCCGCAGCGATTACTACCACTTTTATAAAAACGGCGTACCAATTCTTGGTTTGTCCACCGGCCTGCATGAAGATTATCATGAAATTACCGATGAGCTGGATAAAATCGATTTCTATAAAATGAAAAGAGTTACGCAGTATGCGTTTTCGGTTGCTTACAAATTAGCTAACCAACGGAACCGCTTGGTGGTAGATAAGCCCGTAAAATAGATTCGCGAATTAATTATAAGAGAAACAGCTCTTTCAATCAAATTTGAGAGAGCTGTTTTTGTTTTTATCACTTCTCCCTATGCGTTCCTTTTATGATTTTTGACTGATAAATTTGTGTTAATTTTCTTCACCTCTTAATCGTGTTAGAAATGAGCAAAAGTTAAAAACATATTTTTGTGCTCTAAAAATATAGATATCTATATATAATAATATGAAAATGTCAAAATATTTAATCATTGGAGGAGTTGCCGGCGGTGCAACAGTGGCGGCCAGGCTACGTAGATTAGACGAGCAGGCAGAGATAATAATTTTTGAACGTGGCGCGCATATTTCTTATGCAAACTGCGGATTGCCCTATTATATCGGAGATGTTATTAAAGAACGGGAGAAATTGCTTTTGCAAACTCCCGAGAGTTTTAAAGCCCGCCTAAACGTTGAGGTTCGGGTTTTTAACGAAGTGGTGAAGATCGATCGCGACAAGCAGGCGGTTGTTGTTCGCAATGTGGAAACCGGCGAGGAGTATACCGAAACTTACGATAAGCTGGTATTGTCGCCCGGTGCGGAACCGATCAAACCACCGATATCCGGAATTAAAGATCCATCGATTTTTACGCTGCGAAATGTTGCCGATACCGATAAGGTAAAAGCGTATTGCAACGACAATCAGCCTAAAAGAGCAGTGGTGGTTGGCGCTGGTTTTATCGGACTTGAAATGGCTGAAAACCTGCATCATCTGGGAATGAAAGTGTCGATCGTGGAAATGGCCAAACAGGTAATGGCACCGCTTGATTACGAAATGGCGGCAGTAGTGCACCAGCACCTGAAAACCAAACAAGTGGAGTTTTTCTTAAAAGACGGTGTTACGTCATTTAAACGCGAAAATGGCGTGTTGAATGTTACCTTACAATCCGGTCGTCAGATTGAGACTGATCTTGTTATTCTATCTATCGGAGTGAAACCGGAAAACAAACTGGCTCGCGAAGCCGGATTAGATTTGGCACCTAATGGCGGAATTATTGCCAACGAATATTTGCAGAGCAACGACGAGAATATTTATGTGTTGGGTGATGCCATGGCTTTCCCTCACCCGATAACAGGAAAACTGAGCAATATCTACCTTGCTGGCCCGGCTAACAAACAAGGCCGGATTGTGGCAGACAACATTGTTAGCGGAAATACGCGCAAGTACAAAGGTGCCATTGCAACGGCAATCGCCAAAGTATTCGATATTACGGTGGCATCAACCGGTATTCCGGAAAAAACGCTGAAGAATGAGATGTTGCCTTACACGGCAAATATCATTCACGGTGCGTCTCATGCCGGTTATTATCCCGATGCTTTGCCATACACTTTAAAAATCCTTTTTCACCCCGAAAACGGGAAACTGTACGGTGCGCAAATGATTGGTTACGAAGGAGTGGACAAAAGAATTGATCTTATTGCAACTGTTCTGAAACAAGGTGGCAGCATTTACGATCTTCAGGATATTGAGCATGCTTACGCACCACCGTTTTCATCGGCAAAAGATCCGGTGAACCAGGCAGGTTTTGCAGCCGAAAATATTGTAGGTGGTAAACTTAAAATTGTAAGCTGGGATGAGATTCATAACTTTCATTCGGATAATATTGTGCTGCTTGATGTTCGAACAGAAGCCGAAAATGAATTGGGACATATTGAAGGTTCGGTGAATATTCCGGTTGACGATTTACGTGGCCGATTGGATGAACTGCCTAAAGACAAAAAGATAATTGTTTACTGCGGAGTTGGTTTGCGTGGTTACATTGCGTGCCGCATTCTATCTCAGTCGGGTTTCAACGAAGTTTACAACCTCAGTGGTGGCTACAAAACCTACGAGCACTCCATTTGTAAACAAAGTAACGAAGATATTTTCGAGGCCAACTACATTACCAAAAACGACCATATTTATCGCGGAAAAGCTAGTAATGGGCAGGTTGTAGTTGAAGGAGCAGCGGTAAAAACTATTCAGGTTGATGCATGTGGGTTGCAGTGTCCCGGCCCGATTTTAAAGCTGAAACAAGAAATTGAAAACATTGAACCCGGCGAGCGTTTGGAGCAAATTTCCACCGACATGGGATTTATGAACGACGTGAAGTCGTGGTGTAACATGACCGGCAATAAACTGGTTTCTGTCTCTGCTGATAAGGGCAAAGTAAAAGCCCTGATTGAAAAAGGTAAAAAGCAAGAGGAAAACAGTTCGAAGACGAGTTCGGTACCATCAAAAAATAAAACTATGGTGGTTTTTAGCGACGATATGGATCGTGCCCTGGCATCGCTGGTAATTGCCAACGGTGCTGCTGCCATGGGAAGCAAAGTAACCTTGTTCTTTACTTTCTGGGGATTGAATGTGATCAAGAAATCGGATAAACCACAAGTTGACAAAGACATGATGAGCAAGATGTTTGGCTCGATGATGGCCAAAGATGCCGGCGATCTGAAACTCTCGAAAATGAATATGA harbors:
- a CDS encoding M20/M25/M40 family metallo-hydrolase codes for the protein MLIRKTTLIYFSLLVFLFSANAQNEALSKIDIPDLKEYLTFIASDELQGRELGTKVDGLEITANYLADYAKEIGLKPAVENYFQSVPILHTALSTDDFIEVKNKNGKSVYRSEELVKLSQTPGIFSLDKEPVVFIGFGENIESLEIEDKLVVVAQGSAESFSGEETFKWQNRTERAKMNAIMEKQPKALLMITNPKDTENKSFKQLQGWMSRPGYSVKTDDVSAQPAVLLATPKVADALLGKKGQYLKYLEDVASGSEAVTKVSKTLSLKTGTEPELLQGKNVIAYVEGSDPVLKDEYIVFMAHYDHLGVGKDGDVYNGADDNGSGTVAIMEVAEAFTSLAEKPKRSIVFLWVTCEEKGHFGSSYYCDHPIFALDKTIASINLDMVGRVYDGPRDDVWKDSPKKVKDFDGLYTLSNDVWPELAKINEKYCTELGLIPDTSLPKERFLRASDHYHFHKYGVPILNYATGYHADYHKVGDEVERINFKKIKRVADLCFLVGFDLANREDVEF
- a CDS encoding M20/M25/M40 family metallo-hydrolase; the protein is MNTKLLFTLFCVAVSIVAVAQKKELQTITENDLKAHLEFIASDNLRGRDFFTETPGLDLAADYLKSQCAKMGLTPGVDGYFQNIEMEAVTPDLDQTVLSLKDTNGNVTYTTKDIFSLGGPAKNDTISGDVVFAGYGWYNEETKYNDTKHLDLKDKIVLVMTRTLEQAKEGTEPDMDTEMKKMSRAMMGGAKALVLVNDPMNPNTEYIESIRKYATGGSLKLKGAKDGFMIPIRLIFGTDELADKMLEGSGKTLAELQQEINKNESPKSFAINNLTSEIDLVKSTQTIVGKNVIAMVEGSDPGLKNECIVFTAHYDHLGTDGEGGIYNGADDNGTGTVALLEIAEAFQSMKKKPKRSIVFAWVTGEEKGLLGSDYYSQHPVIPMENTLADINLDMIGRSAEKELEVVDSESKSLAGPNGLYIVSGKQSTELMNISDEVCEDLGLVPSDELTKAFLTRSDYYHFYKNGVPILGLSTGLHEDYHEITDELDKIDFYKMKRVTQYAFSVAYKLANQRNRLVVDKPVK
- a CDS encoding FAD-dependent oxidoreductase, whose amino-acid sequence is MSKYLIIGGVAGGATVAARLRRLDEQAEIIIFERGAHISYANCGLPYYIGDVIKEREKLLLQTPESFKARLNVEVRVFNEVVKIDRDKQAVVVRNVETGEEYTETYDKLVLSPGAEPIKPPISGIKDPSIFTLRNVADTDKVKAYCNDNQPKRAVVVGAGFIGLEMAENLHHLGMKVSIVEMAKQVMAPLDYEMAAVVHQHLKTKQVEFFLKDGVTSFKRENGVLNVTLQSGRQIETDLVILSIGVKPENKLAREAGLDLAPNGGIIANEYLQSNDENIYVLGDAMAFPHPITGKLSNIYLAGPANKQGRIVADNIVSGNTRKYKGAIATAIAKVFDITVASTGIPEKTLKNEMLPYTANIIHGASHAGYYPDALPYTLKILFHPENGKLYGAQMIGYEGVDKRIDLIATVLKQGGSIYDLQDIEHAYAPPFSSAKDPVNQAGFAAENIVGGKLKIVSWDEIHNFHSDNIVLLDVRTEAENELGHIEGSVNIPVDDLRGRLDELPKDKKIIVYCGVGLRGYIACRILSQSGFNEVYNLSGGYKTYEHSICKQSNEDIFEANYITKNDHIYRGKASNGQVVVEGAAVKTIQVDACGLQCPGPILKLKQEIENIEPGERLEQISTDMGFMNDVKSWCNMTGNKLVSVSADKGKVKALIEKGKKQEENSSKTSSVPSKNKTMVVFSDDMDRALASLVIANGAAAMGSKVTLFFTFWGLNVIKKSDKPQVDKDMMSKMFGSMMAKDAGDLKLSKMNMMGVGAKMMKKRMLAKKVDSLEDMLQTAMENGVQMIACQMSMDVMGVDKEELMEGVEIGGVATYLEEADQSNLNLFI